One Nicotiana tabacum cultivar K326 chromosome 23, ASM71507v2, whole genome shotgun sequence genomic window, TTGAATCAAGGCAAAATATATAGTTTACCCATCAACCTTGCAGCGaaatccctgttacacacctCTCTTTCACGGAAAACCTTTTATACACTCAATATTTTTAAAGTGTGTCTAAGACACACCACTTTTGTGCTTGACCAATTTTTCAGATAACGTAAAATTCACGCCCTAATAGGGTCGTGACACGTGTCATTgactttaaaaaggaaaaaaatattataaattaaaattaaaatccaTCTTCTTCATCCTTCTATTTTTTATCTTAAGCACCATTGTTGCTACCATCATGGCTGTTTGTGAGGAAGTTTTCAACAATACCAAAATTCAACCACGCTATCTAAACAACTAGCCGAAAATAATCGAGCAACAAATGAGTTCAATAACTCAATAATCAACAAGACTCAATTGAATTTTCAAGCTTTTTTCGATACCCCCACAATGGTGGATTCTACATGTTTTTACCAAACCTTCAATACTATTGTTAAAGCTTTTAAATATATCACAAATAAATAGTTTTCACAATATTTGCACAATAAACCAACAAACTTCGCtcaattttagatctaaaattgatatgttctttcaaaaattctatatttggggaagaaaatgaggGGGAAGGTGGTGAGGAAGAAGACCAGAGGGAGGGGGAGGGGTTCCTGCGGGGAGgggagacaaaaaataaaattttttatgGGCTTTACGTGCTTTTTTTGTGTGTAAATACGCAAGTGCTATCTGGTCAAAAGTAATGTGTCTTAGACACACTTttaaaaggttgagtgtgtaaaagGTTTCTCGTAAAAGAGAGGTGTGTAGCAGGGATTTCGCTGCAAAGTTgatgggtaaactatgtattttgccttgAATCAACAATAAAACTTATGAGAACTAATTGCATTCAATGACTTCCTTAACCAATCAATGAGCTCCAACAGCTAGGCACCATAGATCAGCACAACGTACAAAATGTAGTGTAATGCTGTGACTATACTTTTTTTTAAGTTGAGGTGGATGAGACACAATCTTTCTACCTTTATAAAATATGGGTAAAACTGTATACAAATTATCCTTCTCAAATCTTCTTGTGGAATCGCACTGAAtctgttgttgttattattgttgttgtaacaAAGTGTACCTCCACAGTAACATTTTATACATTATGTAGTTAAGTGACTTTTTCTATTTAACTAAGGGGTCGTCTAGGTTGAAGACAAGTTATGCTATGATTAGTTATGCTGTGATTAGATATGGTGAGATAATTATCTTGGTATTATTGCTTATTGGTTGTTTGGTATGTTGGTCAATTTTACTGCCTTATTCTGAAATTACTATTCACACTCTGGCAAATATAATCTATATCAATACTATTTTTAATCTTGTGATAACTTATCCTAAAATTAATAACTAAATAAAGGATAAGATGATACTAAATTTTTATCTcagaattatttttaattatccACAGTAACAAACGAGTAATCTAAAGTGAGTTGCCTTATACTAATGTAACTTGCAAGGGAGGTGCCAGATATATTCAATTAAAGAAGTAGTCGAATATTAATtgttataaaaattaaaaggaatatataaaaataaaggaCATTTTTGAATCTTTCCAACCAACGTCTTGGATCCATCTAATTAGTTGTCTTCTTCGCCGGCAGAAAAGTAATGGCTGCCGAACTAAATATAAGAAGTTTCCAAGACACGCCTAATGAGCAGCCTCCCCTTCGAATCTCTCTCATGCCACGTCTTACAAAAAATCCAACCTTTAGCTTTATACCATACTACTCATAGTAATTCATAGCTGCCTGATTCAACTTTTTAAAAGTTCCAAATTCTCCAAAGTAAATCACAAAATGGATTACTTAAGTAAATTCTCCTACTTTGAATTTAATACTACTATTTTTTTTCTGTTAAAGTTGCCCtacttgatttatttttttatacaaCAACGAAAGTCTAACGGATCATTCTTGGTCCAACTTGTTCAACTCTCTCTCTTCTTCTGCATCTTTGTTTTCTCAGTCCAGCAGCCATTTACCAAGTCAATTTCTCCTTCCTTTTGTTTTCACACAAACCCCATTTTCCAATTTCAATTTACTTGCTTTATATATCCTCTGAAACAACATTTGCTCATTATTTCCTATCTGGGGTTCTTCTTGTTTTGGCCTGTGAAACTGATCTCTTTTCTCTATTCTTGTTATTTTACTCTTTCTTTGGGACTTTTTCTACCAAGATTCGTGTTTGTGACTCTAATTTTTGGTAATTTGTGTTAAATTTGAGATCTTTACGTTTATTGTAACTGATACTTGAGTGCTTACCTGTTTGGTATATGATCTGCCATTGCTgaaatttagaattttgaagtttgtGGTCAGTTTTGTTATAAAGGGGTTTAAATTTGAAGGGGGGTGAGGATTTAAAAAGAAGGTATTTATATGGCTCATTTGTCTTATTCTGATTCTCTGAGTTCACAACATGGTCAAGGTGTCCAAGTTCTCCCATTTAAGACATCAACAGGATCACTTAGGGTGTTGTTGTTGCACGGAAACTTAGATATTTGGGTAAGGGAAGCCAAGAATTTGCCAAACATGGATTTATTTCATAAGAAATTGGATAATTTGATTGGAGGATTGGCAAAACTTGGCAGTAAAAAGGAAGGCGCCACAAAGATTACTAGTGATCCATATGTTACAGTTTCAGTATCTAATGCTGTGGTTGCTAGAACATATGTGATTACCAATAGCGAAAATCCAGTTTGGATGCAACACTTTTATGTACCAGTAGCACATTACGCACCAGAAGTTCACTTTGTTGTTAAAGATAACGATGTTGTAGGATCTCAAATTATAGGTGCTGTTGGAATTCCAGTGGAGCAGCTTTGTTCTGGTGAACTGATTGAGGGAACATTTCCAATTCTTAATGCTAGTGGGAAGCCTTGTAAGGAAGGAGCTGTCTTGACTTTATCAATTCAATTCACTCCAATGGAGAGGGTACCTCTTTATTATGGTGGTGTAGGAGGAGATCACGAGTATAAGGGCGTGCCGGGAACTTATTTCCCGCTCAGAAGAGGCGGAAAAGTAACACTTTATCAAGATGCTCATGTACCCGAAGGCAGCCTTCCGAATTTGTGGCTTGAAAATGGAGTGCAGTATAAGCACGGACAGTGTTGGCAGGATATGTTCAATGCCATCAATCAGGCTCGTCGGTTGATTTACATTACAGGATGGTCAGTGTACCACCTAGTTACACTTGTTAGGGATAATGGCAAAGCTGAGGAGAGCATGTTGGGGGAAGTTCTCAAGAGGAAGTCACAAGAAGGTGTGAGAGTATTGCTGCTTATATGGGATGATCCTACTTCTTCTAAGAGCATTTTGGGATACAAAAGTGTAAGTACCTACAAAACAGTTCTCTTTTTTGCTTACCaaaatttctatttcttttctctGTTTTCGTTGAGCAATTTGAGTTACGTAATCACTTTCTTTTTTGACTGTACTTGAGAAACATTGATAGAATGCTTAACTCAGCCAATTGATAATCCTGACTAATTTTTATATGTATGCCATTCAGGAATAGGCAACTAATTAGTATCATCTAACATAGATTCGACCTACATTTCGAGTTGATGGGTTGCATAAACATGTACCATTACTTTTTAGCATGAATTCTTACTCTATGTGCCATTAAGAGTGAACAACCAGATTGTATTATATCATCATTGTGTGGCGTTAAATATTGCAAGTAATATCCTATTGACTCTAAGTCAGAAACTTTATTCAGTGATTCAGGTAGTGAATTTCTTGTTCTACGATGTCTATTCTATGAAAGGAAGCCTTAACAGTATGAGTTATTTGTGACTTGTAGGAAGGAATCATGGGAACTAGTGATGAAGAAACTCGTCGCTATTTTAAGCATTCTTCAGTGCACGTGCTACTTTGTCCCCGTTCTGCTGGAAAAGGACACAGCTGGGTCAAAAAGCAGGTTCACGTCTGACATATGACTTTTGCATTACTATATATAATTACCATTTCTGAAATTCTTGTATTCCCCAACCATATTATGTTAGCAACTGCTGTGCTTGCATCTCCAATTCTCATGGCACTGAAATATAGATTGATTGGTAACTGGTGAAGTTTCCGAAGTTTATATTTGCTCAAATATATTCATGTTGTCTAATATCTTCTCATGTTCGATGTATGTGTCTATGTTCTTTCTCTGATATGGCTTGGGGGCCCATCTCCCTAGTCAAAGGACCACAAACACCTACACAAATGACTCGGTCATATGATGAGGTATCCAATCCCAATTCAAGATTTTGCACAAATTAGAAGATACCATTACCTGCTTGATAAATATTTTGGACAATGCTGAGTATACATGCACTATTTGTAGTGTTCAGGAAAACACAGAGGAAGGAGAAGGGTCaaaatagaagataataataaagcCACAAGTTTATGCTAGAATAAATTGAAAATAGTCTATATTTCAACCAAAAAGAAGCAGGAAGTACACTAACAGTTCAGGACCTGATTGATTTATACCGTCTTGAATGGAACCAGCAGTGCGTTGAATAAcatctgcatcttcatcattctTTTCTTGGATGAACTAAATATTCTATCTTGATCATTCAGTTCATTTGGTATTATCGTGTTTATAACCTCATATTGCGATACTATATCGTTGACTTTGTTTTACTCTAACATCCAAAAAGCTTATTTCCATATTGTACCTGTGTTCTTGCCTGACTCTCGTAGTCCATGTATATAGGTTCAGGTGCACAATATGCATTACTGCTGAGGTCTAACCTTTTTCCTAAGAAAGTTGAGGTTGGATCTGTCTTTGGACCATAGCAATGGTCAACCCTTACGTGATAAACATCTAGTAAATGCACTTGGCCCCTAGGTGCCAGGTTAACTAGGACTGAAAGATTTTTCTAGAATGCGTATATTCCGTTATGTAGTTTCTTCTTCTTGTCGGAGTAGTTATTTCTGAAGTACTTGTCTTCTGAGATTGGTTTAGGTATTGAGCCGCTTTGATTTTTGTCATCAGGAAACTGGAACAATATACACACATCATCAGAAAACTGTAATAGTGGATGCGGATGCTGGTAATTACCAGAGAAAGATTATCGCTTTCGTTGGGGGCCTTGATTTGTGCAAAGGGCGTTATGATACTCCACAACACCCTATCTTTAAAACATTGAAAAATGTGCACAAAGATGACTATCATCAGCCTAACTACACGGTAATATTTGAATGTCTATGATGCATTACTTTTTACTTTACTTCCTGTTTGTGTGACTAATTAAGTGGCAACTTTTGATATTTTGTCTTTTTACATAACGTTGTAAGTCCCTCAGGAAAAGGTGTAGGCTAGCTTCTTATAACAAGCAATTGCAATTTGATCTTTGTCATCGTGATCTGTTTGTTTCATATTATCTTTTCTTGAACTTTGACAGGGCCCTACTACCGGTTGTCCTAGAGAACCTTGGCATGA contains:
- the LOC107780667 gene encoding phospholipase D beta 1-like, whose translation is MAHLSYSDSLSSQHGQGVQVLPFKTSTGSLRVLLLHGNLDIWVREAKNLPNMDLFHKKLDNLIGGLAKLGSKKEGATKITSDPYVTVSVSNAVVARTYVITNSENPVWMQHFYVPVAHYAPEVHFVVKDNDVVGSQIIGAVGIPVEQLCSGELIEGTFPILNASGKPCKEGAVLTLSIQFTPMERVPLYYGGVGGDHEYKGVPGTYFPLRRGGKVTLYQDAHVPEGSLPNLWLENGVQYKHGQCWQDMFNAINQARRLIYITGWSVYHLVTLVRDNGKAEESMLGEVLKRKSQEGVRVLLLIWDDPTSSKSILGYKSEGIMGTSDEETRRYFKHSSVHVLLCPRSAGKGHSWVKKQETGTIYTHHQKTVIVDADAGNYQRKIIAFVGGLDLCKGRYDTPQHPIFKTLKNVHKDDYHQPNYTGPTTGCPREPWHDLHSRIEGPAAYDVLTNFEERWLKASKRHGLQKMKASQDDALLQLDRIPDILKIADVPCLGEDDADTWHVQIFRSIDSNSVKGFPKDPKEATNKNLVCGKNVLIDMSIHTAYVKAIRAAQHFIYIENQYFLGSSYNWSNYQNLGANNLIPMEIALKIANKIRANERFSVYIVVPMWPEGVPTSTATQRILFWQHNTMQMMYETIYKALVEVGLENTYEPQDYLNFFCLGNREVQEDGNNAVVKSSKPTTPQELSQKSRRFMIYVHSKGMIVDDEYVILGSANINQRSLEGTRDTEIAMGSYQPHHTWATKHCQPHGQVYGYRMSLWAEHTGTLEQCFEHPESLECVRRIRVFGEHNWLQYAADEVTEMRGHLLKYPVEVDRTGKVKSLPGCETFPDIGGKIIGTFTGVQENLTI